Proteins from one Mesotoga infera genomic window:
- a CDS encoding 4-hydroxy-tetrahydrodipicolinate reductase, which translates to MRYGLVGSSGRMGHEIKEVFSAHELVLEVDESGIFRRGEPNVFVDFSNRSVLATTLQLCSQYGAGLVIGTTALAEEDMKAIKELSNHVPVVQSYNFSTGINILKILLRESASLFEGMDVEIIETHHNKKKDVPSGTAIILKEALGREVPVHSLRIGGVPGDHTIFFANEGEVLQISHHAISRRVFAIGALRAAEFCVSAKNGFYSFEEVLRWTQKR; encoded by the coding sequence ATGAGATACGGACTTGTGGGATCTTCCGGGAGAATGGGACACGAGATCAAAGAAGTCTTTTCGGCTCATGAACTGGTTCTCGAAGTAGATGAAAGCGGTATTTTCAGACGTGGGGAGCCGAACGTTTTCGTAGATTTTTCCAATAGGTCTGTACTTGCAACAACTCTCCAGCTATGTTCTCAATACGGTGCCGGCTTAGTGATAGGCACAACAGCCCTTGCAGAAGAAGATATGAAGGCTATCAAAGAGTTATCAAACCATGTTCCGGTAGTTCAGAGCTATAACTTCTCGACCGGAATCAACATATTGAAAATACTGCTCAGAGAATCGGCTTCTCTTTTCGAGGGAATGGATGTGGAGATAATTGAGACCCACCACAATAAAAAGAAGGATGTCCCATCCGGTACAGCCATAATACTTAAAGAAGCTCTCGGAAGAGAAGTGCCTGTACATTCTCTGCGTATCGGGGGCGTACCTGGTGATCACACGATATTTTTTGCCAACGAAGGAGAGGTTTTACAGATATCTCATCATGCGATTTCACGAAGAGTTTTCGCGATTGGTGCCCTCAGAGCTGCCGAGTTTTGTGTGAGCGCGAAAAATGGCTTCTATTCATTCGAGGAGGTATTAAGATGGACGCAGAAACGATAA
- the dapD gene encoding 2,3,4,5-tetrahydropyridine-2,6-dicarboxylate N-acetyltransferase, which translates to MDAETIIKLISQSKKKTPAVCYISGKLHGIGSDELTYVGGEDFGIVIGDLKEIKAFLERNKEVISNYHLEVKARNSALPLADLTKYEARIEPGAIIRDLVEIGKNAIIMMGAVLNVGSVIGEGTMIDMNVVVGGRALVGKNCHIGAGAVLAGVIEPPSAKPVVIGNGVLIGANAVVLEGVTVGEHSVVAAGAVVTKDVPPFSVAAGIPARVIKQFDEKTASKTQLVKELREIQQ; encoded by the coding sequence ATGGACGCAGAAACGATAATAAAACTCATCAGTCAGTCGAAGAAGAAGACACCGGCGGTTTGTTACATCAGTGGAAAGCTCCATGGAATCGGATCTGATGAACTGACATACGTCGGTGGAGAGGACTTCGGGATAGTTATCGGAGACCTGAAAGAGATAAAAGCCTTTCTCGAGAGAAACAAAGAAGTCATTTCAAACTACCATCTTGAAGTGAAGGCAAGGAACTCCGCCCTTCCTCTTGCCGACCTCACGAAATACGAGGCCAGGATAGAACCAGGTGCCATCATTCGCGATCTAGTTGAGATCGGAAAGAACGCGATAATCATGATGGGGGCAGTGTTAAATGTCGGTTCAGTCATAGGAGAAGGAACGATGATAGATATGAACGTCGTGGTTGGGGGACGTGCCCTAGTCGGTAAGAACTGTCATATCGGCGCTGGAGCGGTTCTCGCAGGAGTAATCGAGCCTCCAAGTGCGAAGCCGGTAGTTATAGGCAACGGGGTTCTTATCGGTGCCAATGCCGTCGTTCTCGAGGGCGTGACGGTGGGTGAACACTCGGTTGTGGCCGCTGGCGCGGTTGTTACCAAGGATGTTCCCCCATTTTCAGTTGCTGCTGGCATACCCGCGCGGGTTATAAAGCAGTTCGACGAAAAAACGGCGAGTAAAACACAACTCGTTAAGGAACTGAGGGAGATTCAACAATGA
- a CDS encoding aspartate kinase translates to MVVQKYGGSSVADIERIKNVAARIEKRVKNGDKLIVVVSAMGKTTNELIALAGKISSQPSPRELDMLLATGEQVSAALLSIALMELGVRSISYNAFQLNINTFGEFSNARIADINLNKIYSELEARDVLVVTGFQGINPEGDLTTLGRGGSDTSAVAIAAKACVPCEIYSDVAGIYTCDPKVHEKARKLEYITYDDMLELAALGAKVLHSRSVEIAKKYNVELICLSSFSEEGGTRVVAKLPEWLEQPVVTGATIDTNQLKVTVNYLPGDTDILSRIFNAVAKASFNVDMISVVNENGHSHLTFTVLSANPAAIRRTIESVLKDIDGWELTLDDNVAKVSTVGVGMRSSAGVAARFFSSLQKAGVRIIATTTSEIKISVLVPRTDASKALRVLLDEFDL, encoded by the coding sequence ATGGTAGTTCAGAAGTACGGTGGTTCATCTGTGGCCGATATAGAGAGAATAAAAAATGTCGCTGCTAGAATAGAGAAGAGAGTGAAGAATGGTGATAAACTGATCGTGGTAGTTTCAGCCATGGGTAAAACTACCAACGAGTTGATCGCTCTCGCTGGGAAAATATCGTCTCAACCCAGCCCACGTGAGCTCGATATGCTTCTAGCGACCGGCGAGCAAGTTTCAGCGGCTCTCCTTAGTATCGCCCTGATGGAACTTGGTGTCAGATCTATCTCCTACAATGCTTTTCAACTCAATATAAACACATTCGGTGAGTTCAGCAATGCCAGGATCGCCGACATAAATCTCAATAAAATCTATTCTGAACTCGAAGCCAGAGACGTTCTCGTGGTCACAGGTTTTCAGGGCATAAATCCGGAAGGCGATCTGACGACACTTGGAAGAGGTGGATCCGACACATCTGCCGTGGCGATTGCGGCGAAAGCCTGTGTGCCATGCGAGATATACAGCGATGTTGCCGGAATATATACGTGCGATCCCAAAGTGCATGAGAAAGCAAGAAAACTGGAATATATAACATACGATGATATGCTCGAACTCGCAGCTCTGGGTGCGAAAGTGCTTCATTCACGTTCTGTGGAAATAGCCAAGAAATACAACGTAGAGCTTATTTGTCTCTCATCTTTCAGTGAAGAAGGAGGTACCAGAGTGGTGGCGAAATTGCCAGAATGGCTCGAACAGCCTGTGGTAACGGGTGCTACAATAGATACCAACCAACTAAAAGTGACCGTCAATTATCTCCCCGGCGATACAGATATACTCAGCAGAATATTCAACGCCGTTGCGAAGGCCAGCTTCAATGTTGATATGATTTCGGTAGTCAATGAGAACGGTCACTCCCACCTCACCTTTACCGTTCTATCGGCCAACCCGGCGGCTATTCGAAGGACCATTGAGAGTGTCTTGAAAGATATCGATGGTTGGGAACTCACACTCGACGACAATGTGGCGAAGGTATCTACTGTGGGGGTCGGTATGAGATCGAGTGCAGGGGTTGCTGCCAGGTTTTTCTCCTCGCTCCAGAAGGCCGGTGTTAGAATAATTGCAACAACGACTTCGGAGATTAAGATATCTGTGCTAGTTCCCCGAACCGATGCGAGCAAAGCTTTAAGAGTATTGCTCGACGAATTCGATCTATAG
- a CDS encoding aspartate aminotransferase family protein, which yields MLSRVYDALPLKVERAHGVRISTDKGEFLDTFAGIGVLAFGHTDEKTIEAIKEKIGRFSHTSNYFLDEDAISLSQMLLNMSCGEGEVFFTNSGTEATEAAIKAIRKLRRGKLVSFEGNFHGRTMGALSLTHSPKLRTPFEPLLPDSIFLPLSGRVFEEFARNNEIAGVFVEPVQGNSGVYPLPEELIEAISSMKEKYGFLIVADEIQSGLCRTGDFFAYQHHDLRADIITVGKAVGGGLPLGAAIFCGVRPFAIGDHGSTFAPNPVSLAAGKSVVERMDTTLLEGVKIKGKHLRLGIEKLAWVKEIRGRGLMLGLSTHDPARIKEKAFDRGVLLNVTGGSIRLLPALNISIDEIDEILERLDFGG from the coding sequence ATGCTTTCGAGAGTGTACGACGCCCTTCCACTTAAAGTGGAAAGAGCTCACGGTGTAAGGATATCGACTGATAAGGGTGAGTTTCTTGACACCTTCGCCGGTATAGGAGTTCTCGCCTTCGGCCATACTGACGAAAAAACGATTGAAGCCATAAAAGAAAAGATCGGAAGATTCTCTCACACTTCCAACTATTTTCTCGATGAAGATGCCATATCACTTAGCCAAATGTTGCTTAATATGAGCTGTGGAGAAGGGGAGGTCTTCTTCACCAACTCGGGTACAGAGGCGACGGAGGCGGCGATCAAAGCGATCAGGAAGTTGAGAAGGGGAAAACTCGTTTCTTTCGAAGGTAACTTTCACGGCAGGACAATGGGGGCCCTTTCGCTTACCCACAGCCCGAAGCTTCGAACACCTTTTGAACCTTTGCTTCCAGATAGTATTTTTCTACCGCTTTCTGGAAGGGTTTTTGAGGAGTTCGCCAGGAACAACGAAATCGCGGGCGTTTTCGTTGAACCTGTACAGGGAAACAGCGGTGTTTATCCTCTACCTGAAGAACTAATCGAAGCTATTTCCAGCATGAAGGAAAAGTACGGTTTTTTGATAGTCGCCGATGAAATACAGAGTGGTCTTTGCAGGACCGGGGACTTTTTCGCCTACCAACATCACGATCTGCGAGCCGATATAATTACCGTGGGTAAGGCCGTCGGCGGTGGACTTCCTCTCGGCGCTGCTATCTTTTGTGGTGTGAGACCCTTCGCTATAGGAGACCATGGTTCAACCTTTGCACCAAATCCCGTGAGCCTGGCTGCCGGAAAGTCCGTGGTGGAGAGAATGGATACCACTCTTCTCGAAGGTGTTAAAATAAAAGGAAAGCACCTGCGCCTCGGAATAGAAAAGCTTGCATGGGTGAAGGAGATAAGGGGAAGAGGCCTTATGTTGGGACTTTCAACTCACGATCCGGCCCGAATAAAGGAGAAGGCCTTCGATAGAGGTGTCCTGCTCAACGTCACCGGAGGTAGCATAAGATTGCTCCCTGCACTAAATATCTCCATTGATGAAATAGATGAAATACTTGAAAGATTAGATTTTGGAGGTTGA
- the lysA gene encoding diaminopimelate decarboxylase, with product MIDFQKLANDYGTPLYVYDAVEIRERIRRAREVFKGFNAGIVFALKANGNPALLKIMAQEGVGADVVSKGELLAAKMAGMKTIVWNGNGKCSSEREHFTNKGINYVSIDSFEELPLWDGVEIIKLLRVNPDVDARTHPHISTGLKSHKFGVPIEKIDRVADRIDGLHVHIGSQITEVAPFLDAYSKVLDCAKKYGFKYINLGGGWGIDYSGDSLDIEALKSGITALFSDYDGKLISELGRFIVGPAGYLVAGVVSVKHSDKVFVVTDAGMNTLIRPVLYDAHHRIRVLNGTGKTVTADVVGPLCESGDILARDRRLEIPIPGSAIVFENAGAYGFSMASNYNGMPLPAEILVDGKEVKLIRKRQSIEELFVNVKI from the coding sequence ATGATCGATTTTCAGAAACTGGCGAACGACTACGGTACACCGCTCTACGTGTACGACGCTGTGGAGATAAGGGAGAGAATACGTAGGGCCAGGGAGGTCTTCAAAGGGTTCAACGCTGGTATAGTTTTTGCCCTCAAGGCCAATGGAAATCCTGCCCTTCTAAAGATAATGGCACAGGAAGGTGTTGGAGCGGATGTCGTTTCCAAAGGAGAACTCCTGGCGGCTAAAATGGCCGGAATGAAAACGATCGTATGGAACGGGAACGGGAAATGCTCCTCCGAGAGAGAGCATTTCACAAACAAGGGAATAAACTATGTATCTATCGATTCCTTTGAAGAGCTTCCTCTATGGGATGGAGTAGAAATAATAAAGCTTCTCAGGGTCAATCCCGACGTCGATGCCAGAACCCATCCACACATATCTACCGGTCTGAAATCACATAAATTCGGTGTTCCCATTGAAAAAATCGACAGGGTGGCAGACAGGATAGATGGTCTGCATGTACATATCGGTTCTCAAATCACCGAAGTAGCTCCATTTTTAGATGCTTACTCGAAAGTTCTCGACTGCGCGAAGAAGTACGGTTTCAAATACATTAACCTTGGTGGGGGCTGGGGAATAGATTATTCAGGTGATTCACTCGATATTGAAGCTCTGAAATCGGGAATTACAGCACTTTTTTCCGATTACGACGGTAAATTAATCAGCGAATTGGGACGTTTTATAGTAGGGCCGGCCGGATACCTCGTTGCCGGCGTGGTGAGTGTGAAACACTCAGATAAGGTCTTTGTAGTCACCGATGCAGGTATGAACACTCTCATTAGACCGGTGCTTTACGATGCACATCACAGGATACGCGTTCTAAATGGAACTGGAAAGACTGTTACCGCTGATGTTGTCGGGCCGTTATGCGAAAGCGGAGATATACTGGCCCGCGACAGGAGATTGGAGATACCTATACCGGGCAGTGCAATAGTCTTCGAAAACGCCGGGGCATATGGTTTTTCAATGGCCAGCAATTACAATGGGATGCCTCTTCCGGCAGAAATTCTCGTAGATGGTAAAGAAGTAAAACTTATAAGGAAACGTCAGAGCATAGAGGAGCTTTTCGTAAACGTAAAAATATGA
- a CDS encoding patatin-like phospholipase family protein — protein sequence MKNSVLVLLFLMIVSLALSSVGLVLSGGGAKGGYEIGAWKALIDLGIEIGGVYGTSVGSLNAAAVAQGDFEKALEVWRDISESKVMRPTQGQKALIDAYGGSNDWSVGELFQGAIDIIRKGIDVSPLRELLEELISEKTIRDSGVDFGLVTFDLTDLRPEMLFIEDIPDGKLIDYIMASADFPGFQTVKVDGKAFIDGGIYSNQPVEMALQRGFRNIVLVDIGRVALRDRVARFQAFVQGAKVTHVIPRIMYGSTLDFDPEKIQLQIEEGYLDTLAAFGLVIGEYTYIFEDRDVLEIMFGSLPIEKQLEAIEFIGDPVRWPSPESFYRDFVESLEKIYKLPMPTLVLLDNLARQLKINNLMLYSTGEILKEIKAAHERDGIKPSKESLVPYSKALEFVLYLYENAQLPELPEKFSLFKSSFDTLSDVKE from the coding sequence ATGAAGAATTCCGTTCTAGTCTTGTTGTTTTTGATGATAGTATCTCTGGCTTTGTCTAGTGTAGGGCTGGTTCTTTCCGGTGGCGGTGCCAAAGGTGGTTACGAAATTGGCGCCTGGAAGGCTCTGATAGATCTGGGCATAGAGATAGGTGGAGTCTATGGCACTTCTGTTGGCTCTCTGAACGCTGCGGCAGTTGCCCAGGGGGATTTTGAAAAGGCTCTGGAGGTATGGAGAGATATCTCCGAAAGCAAAGTGATGAGGCCAACGCAGGGGCAAAAAGCGTTGATAGATGCTTACGGTGGTTCAAATGACTGGAGTGTCGGTGAACTTTTCCAGGGAGCTATCGATATAATAAGAAAGGGTATAGACGTTTCACCTCTGAGAGAATTACTTGAGGAATTGATTTCAGAAAAGACAATCAGGGACTCTGGGGTAGATTTTGGACTTGTAACTTTCGATCTGACGGATCTGCGACCGGAAATGCTTTTCATAGAAGATATTCCTGATGGAAAGCTTATCGATTACATAATGGCCAGCGCTGATTTCCCAGGCTTTCAAACTGTTAAAGTAGATGGAAAGGCTTTCATAGACGGGGGGATCTATTCGAATCAACCGGTGGAGATGGCTCTTCAGAGAGGATTCAGAAACATCGTACTTGTCGATATAGGGCGAGTTGCATTGAGGGATAGGGTAGCCAGATTTCAGGCCTTCGTACAAGGAGCAAAAGTCACACACGTAATTCCGCGCATCATGTACGGTAGTACTCTCGACTTTGATCCCGAAAAGATACAACTTCAGATCGAAGAAGGTTATCTAGATACGCTAGCCGCTTTCGGCCTAGTAATAGGTGAATATACCTACATATTCGAAGATCGTGATGTTCTGGAGATAATGTTCGGCTCGCTTCCTATAGAAAAGCAACTTGAGGCGATCGAGTTTATAGGTGATCCTGTGAGATGGCCTTCCCCCGAAAGTTTTTACCGGGATTTCGTTGAGTCGCTTGAAAAGATCTACAAACTGCCAATGCCAACTCTGGTTCTACTGGATAACCTCGCCCGTCAGCTGAAAATTAACAATTTGATGCTATACAGTACCGGCGAGATACTTAAAGAGATTAAAGCCGCTCACGAGAGAGACGGGATAAAACCATCCAAGGAATCTTTGGTTCCGTACAGCAAGGCTCTCGAGTTTGTACTATATCTTTACGAGAATGCCCAGTTGCCGGAACTCCCAGAGAAGTTTTCTTTATTCAAATCCTCTTTCGACACTTTGAGTGACGTAAAGGAGTGA
- a CDS encoding AEC family transporter: MTFFVLIGVGFAIKKARLVEDSFTKGLSSFVLYVTLPALVIDSMQFQFSFEMLSSSFILLLSGGILYVFLWILGLVTVRLLKLEGKAGAVVLYALLLGNVVYMGYPVVEMVLGREGVFYTGVFNIWFNVLTWTAGLRIIAGKESGDRRKCLLNPGIISLLIGLILFLFSIPLPGFLEESLNLLGKCTVPLAMVVTGITLAETNIKSVLGDQRVIVYSLFKLLAVPFTVFLFLQLVELPDVVEKILIIMSAMPAAANTSIFARMYDSDYDLASRLIAASTFFSLVSIPVIISLFA, from the coding sequence TTGACTTTTTTCGTTTTAATCGGGGTAGGCTTCGCAATAAAAAAGGCAAGACTCGTAGAAGATTCCTTCACGAAAGGACTTTCTTCTTTTGTTCTTTATGTGACTCTTCCAGCGCTTGTGATCGACTCTATGCAATTCCAATTTTCATTCGAAATGCTTTCCAGCTCTTTCATTTTGCTCTTAAGCGGGGGGATTCTATACGTTTTTCTATGGATCTTGGGACTCGTTACAGTCAGGCTGCTCAAACTCGAAGGGAAAGCCGGGGCCGTTGTTCTTTACGCTTTGCTGCTGGGGAATGTGGTCTATATGGGGTACCCTGTGGTGGAGATGGTTCTCGGTAGAGAAGGTGTCTTCTATACAGGTGTGTTCAATATCTGGTTCAATGTTCTTACATGGACAGCCGGTCTGAGAATCATAGCCGGAAAAGAATCTGGTGACAGGAGAAAATGTTTGCTCAATCCAGGGATAATCTCTCTTCTAATAGGTTTGATCCTGTTCCTTTTTTCGATTCCTTTACCGGGTTTTCTAGAAGAGTCATTGAATTTGCTAGGAAAGTGCACGGTTCCCCTGGCCATGGTTGTAACCGGTATTACTCTAGCCGAAACCAACATAAAGAGTGTGCTTGGAGACCAAAGAGTTATAGTGTATAGTCTTTTCAAACTTCTTGCCGTTCCTTTCACTGTTTTTCTCTTCCTGCAACTGGTAGAATTGCCCGATGTTGTAGAGAAAATCCTTATAATCATGAGCGCCATGCCGGCGGCGGCCAATACTTCCATATTTGCCAGGATGTACGATTCCGATTACGATCTCGCATCGAGATTGATCGCAGCTTCTACCTTCTTCTCACTGGTGAGTATTCCTGTAATAATTTCGTTGTTCGCTTGA
- a CDS encoding DUF3798 domain-containing protein, which produces MRKVLLVLVTVLLSAALLVAVDFHIGVVTGTVSQSEDDLRGAEALIKKYGDAASGGMIVHLTYPDNFMSEQETVIAQITGLADDPLMKAIIVNQAIPGTVESFRRVREVRPDILLLAGLPHEDPPMLADAADLSVNADSIARGYLIIYTAKQLGAEKFMHISFPRHMSYELLSKRRDIMRAACEELGLEFIDMGSPDPVSDVGVAGAQQFILEKVPAWLQEYGNKTAFFCTNDAHTEPLLRRVAELGGYFIEADLPSPLMGYPGALGVAFTEEEAGNWPAILAKVEEAVVSKGGAGRMGTWAYSLGYTTTAALAEHAKNVIEGKCAVDDFDAVMSVFAEYTPGAGWNGSYYIDADGIERENFIMIYQDTYIFGKGYMGITEVEVPQKYLEF; this is translated from the coding sequence ATGCGCAAAGTACTTCTAGTTCTTGTGACAGTTCTTTTGAGCGCCGCGCTCCTTGTTGCGGTAGACTTTCACATCGGTGTCGTAACAGGTACAGTATCACAGTCCGAGGATGATCTCAGAGGGGCCGAAGCTTTGATCAAAAAATACGGAGACGCCGCCTCCGGAGGAATGATCGTCCATCTTACCTACCCGGACAATTTCATGTCGGAACAGGAAACGGTTATCGCTCAGATCACCGGTCTCGCCGATGATCCTCTTATGAAAGCTATCATCGTCAACCAGGCCATCCCGGGAACGGTTGAAAGTTTCAGAAGAGTGAGAGAAGTAAGGCCGGATATTCTTCTCCTGGCGGGACTTCCCCATGAAGATCCTCCAATGTTGGCCGACGCTGCCGACCTATCGGTTAATGCCGACTCTATCGCCCGTGGCTACCTCATTATCTACACTGCCAAGCAGCTGGGTGCCGAGAAGTTCATGCACATCTCGTTCCCCAGGCACATGTCTTACGAACTACTATCCAAGAGAAGAGACATCATGAGAGCAGCCTGTGAAGAATTGGGTCTCGAATTTATCGATATGGGCTCTCCAGACCCGGTTAGCGATGTTGGCGTGGCTGGTGCGCAGCAGTTCATACTTGAGAAGGTTCCAGCATGGCTTCAGGAGTACGGTAACAAGACTGCCTTCTTCTGTACCAATGATGCGCACACAGAACCTCTTCTGAGAAGGGTCGCAGAACTCGGTGGGTATTTCATCGAAGCCGACCTCCCGTCACCATTGATGGGTTACCCTGGTGCTCTCGGAGTAGCCTTTACGGAAGAAGAGGCCGGTAATTGGCCAGCAATTCTTGCCAAGGTTGAAGAAGCCGTTGTTTCCAAAGGTGGAGCTGGTAGAATGGGAACTTGGGCTTACTCTCTCGGTTACACCACGACCGCCGCTCTTGCCGAGCACGCGAAGAATGTAATAGAAGGCAAATGCGCTGTTGACGATTTCGATGCAGTTATGTCCGTTTTCGCCGAGTACACACCGGGAGCCGGTTGGAATGGAAGCTATTACATCGATGCCGATGGTATCGAGAGAGAGAACTTCATCATGATCTACCAGGATACCTATATCTTCGGCAAGGGTTACATGGGAATCACAGAAGTCGAAGTTCCACAGAAGTATCTTGAATTTTAA
- a CDS encoding sugar ABC transporter ATP-binding protein, giving the protein MDEKNYMLRMEGISKDFFGNQVLKDVTLRVGKGEIVGLVGENGAGKSTLMNILFGLPVINQTGGYQGKIYLEDKEVNFASPFEAIEAGIGMVHQEFILIPGFTATENILLNRESTKYNIFVEVFGERLKTLNREEMHKRAISAIEKLEVQLNPDMLVSEMPVGHRQFTEIAREMDRKSTKLLVLDEPTAVLTESEAETMLKAARKLANLGLSVIFISHRLSEVLAISDRLIILRDGQVVRELESSSTTPREVASLMVGREIKEDLSKKSIEFKKPEIVLEIKDLWVDMPGEQVNGVDLQVSKGEILGIGGLAGQGKLGIANGIMGLFPAEGEVFYKGERLPLNNPVGVLSKGIAFVSEDRRGVGLLLDEPIDLNIVFTAMQIQGRFIKKLMGGLIKWRDDKEIARVAREYVDSLQIKCVSEKQNAKELSGGNQQKVCLAKAFVLEPDFLFVSEPTRGIDVGAKSVVLETLKRQNREHGTTIVMTSSELEELRSICDRIAIVSEGKIVGILPPTADPADFGLLMLGEQKEVKAGV; this is encoded by the coding sequence ATGGATGAAAAAAACTATATGTTGAGAATGGAAGGTATTAGCAAGGATTTTTTCGGCAACCAGGTTTTGAAAGACGTAACCTTAAGAGTCGGCAAGGGAGAGATAGTGGGACTGGTAGGCGAAAACGGTGCCGGCAAGTCCACCCTGATGAATATACTATTCGGATTGCCCGTCATTAATCAGACGGGTGGTTACCAGGGAAAGATATATCTCGAAGATAAAGAAGTGAATTTCGCAAGTCCTTTTGAGGCAATTGAAGCCGGAATTGGAATGGTACACCAGGAGTTCATTTTGATACCTGGATTTACGGCAACGGAAAATATCCTTCTCAATAGGGAATCGACTAAATACAACATTTTCGTGGAAGTCTTTGGAGAGAGATTAAAAACTCTGAATAGAGAAGAGATGCATAAAAGAGCCATTTCAGCTATCGAGAAGTTAGAAGTTCAGCTTAATCCCGACATGTTGGTCAGCGAAATGCCTGTCGGGCATAGGCAGTTCACTGAAATTGCCAGAGAAATGGACAGAAAATCCACAAAGTTGCTAGTTCTAGACGAACCGACCGCCGTATTAACTGAATCGGAGGCAGAAACGATGCTGAAAGCTGCCAGAAAACTCGCAAACCTCGGTTTGTCCGTCATCTTTATTAGTCATAGATTGAGCGAGGTTCTGGCTATATCTGATAGACTGATCATTCTCAGGGATGGACAAGTGGTCCGCGAACTCGAATCTTCCAGCACCACCCCTAGGGAAGTCGCTTCGTTGATGGTTGGTCGTGAGATTAAGGAAGATCTGTCAAAAAAATCGATAGAATTCAAAAAGCCAGAAATTGTTCTGGAGATAAAGGATCTGTGGGTCGATATGCCCGGCGAGCAGGTGAACGGGGTCGATCTACAGGTTAGCAAGGGTGAAATTTTGGGAATTGGTGGACTCGCCGGTCAGGGCAAACTGGGAATTGCCAACGGGATAATGGGACTCTTTCCAGCCGAGGGAGAGGTATTTTATAAAGGCGAAAGACTGCCCTTGAACAACCCTGTGGGAGTGTTGAGCAAGGGTATAGCATTCGTATCCGAGGACAGGAGAGGAGTCGGCCTCTTACTGGATGAGCCCATAGATCTCAACATAGTCTTCACCGCTATGCAGATACAGGGAAGGTTTATCAAAAAGCTGATGGGCGGGTTAATTAAATGGCGTGATGATAAAGAAATCGCCAGGGTAGCCCGAGAGTATGTTGACTCTTTGCAGATTAAGTGTGTGAGCGAGAAGCAAAATGCTAAAGAGCTTTCGGGAGGAAATCAGCAGAAAGTCTGTCTTGCCAAAGCCTTTGTTCTGGAGCCAGATTTCCTTTTTGTTTCTGAACCTACAAGAGGTATAGATGTTGGCGCTAAAAGTGTCGTCCTGGAGACTCTAAAAAGACAGAACAGGGAACACGGAACAACAATCGTAATGACCTCTTCAGAGCTTGAAGAATTGCGATCGATCTGCGACAGGATAGCCATCGTCAGCGAAGGGAAAATAGTCGGTATTCTACCTCCAACAGCCGATCCAGCCGATTTTGGGCTACTGATGCTCGGAGAACAGAAAGAGGTGAAAGCCGGTGTTTGA